The following coding sequences are from one Shewanella violacea DSS12 window:
- a CDS encoding tetratricopeptide repeat-containing diguanylate cyclase, whose product MVFLIFQLGCYLLRKLLIKLSLFFRKVLLLSFFSIVLPLPVQSLELDELDDFLTIMEGKRTQDPQFVVDSLKEIDSISETMSEEQKYRTILLQAHSLGMNDNVDKAIDLLVFNLKTFPSTKLSFYRTRMLGLLANTYSFNNEFSKSFQTLRELLPLLTDIDDIESEISGYRLAVELFGEVQMKREALNYANIIYSEFDKVLIERDKCFISFNYAESFSDVYGSSQNRWSEVETLYQNAFVFCEAANEKMVMAGATLGQAKILINRESFFQAKSLIKYALDLSSSIPYPLDMAEAYLLLAKIEVHDSRLHLGVGLLNKALDIGLTIDDSQLLSKIYKPLAELSEQLGQNDKALEYLKLYQEHYSKILGETQSKIIAFETSKLDYLEKERQIRYLNKDRELYTAKAALTELQRSNERMMNTLIFGGLIILAIFAAVMAMQKRKYKMLAQHDALTGIFNRGTAQNIAENSFIKAASKREMFSVIMFDLDFFKRINDNYGHGTGDWVLKKVADMINKASRSDDIFARFGGEEFALFLPDTDEAKANAMAEEYRRIIESIETKFSGHSFAITASFGVTSSGEDDLSLDPLLHRADIAMYHSKELGRNCVTAYRPEIELSRSGYQKSKMAFG is encoded by the coding sequence GTGGTTTTTTTAATATTCCAATTAGGATGTTACCTCTTGAGAAAATTGTTAATAAAGCTGAGCCTATTTTTTAGAAAAGTCCTGCTATTATCATTTTTTTCTATAGTACTGCCGTTACCAGTTCAGAGCTTAGAGTTAGATGAATTGGATGATTTTTTGACAATAATGGAGGGGAAGAGAACTCAAGACCCTCAATTTGTTGTAGATTCACTTAAAGAAATAGACTCGATATCAGAGACCATGAGTGAAGAGCAAAAGTATCGAACGATATTGCTTCAAGCACACTCTTTAGGTATGAATGATAATGTTGATAAGGCAATTGATTTATTAGTTTTTAACTTAAAAACTTTTCCTTCCACTAAGTTAAGCTTTTATCGAACAAGAATGCTTGGTTTACTTGCGAATACATACTCTTTTAATAATGAATTTTCCAAGTCTTTTCAAACACTACGAGAGTTACTCCCCCTATTAACTGACATTGATGATATTGAAAGTGAAATATCCGGATATAGGTTGGCAGTTGAATTGTTTGGTGAAGTACAGATGAAGAGAGAAGCTCTGAATTATGCCAATATTATTTATAGTGAATTCGATAAGGTATTGATAGAAAGAGATAAATGTTTTATTTCTTTCAACTATGCAGAGAGTTTTTCTGATGTGTATGGCTCCTCACAAAATAGATGGTCAGAGGTCGAAACTCTATATCAAAATGCCTTTGTATTCTGTGAAGCTGCTAATGAGAAAATGGTTATGGCTGGCGCAACTCTCGGCCAAGCAAAGATTTTAATTAATAGAGAGTCTTTTTTTCAGGCTAAGAGCTTAATCAAATATGCATTAGATTTATCATCATCGATCCCTTATCCATTGGATATGGCTGAGGCATATCTTTTACTTGCCAAAATCGAAGTGCATGATAGTCGGCTTCATCTTGGAGTTGGCTTACTCAACAAAGCTTTGGATATAGGGTTAACGATTGATGATAGTCAATTGCTATCTAAAATATATAAACCCTTAGCAGAGTTAAGTGAACAGCTAGGCCAAAATGATAAAGCACTAGAGTACTTAAAGCTCTATCAAGAACATTATTCAAAAATATTGGGCGAAACCCAAAGTAAAATTATTGCCTTCGAGACAAGTAAACTCGATTATCTTGAGAAAGAACGCCAAATTCGTTATCTCAACAAAGACCGTGAACTCTATACGGCTAAAGCTGCTTTGACTGAATTACAACGTAGTAATGAGCGCATGATGAATACGCTGATTTTCGGTGGCCTAATTATCTTAGCCATTTTCGCTGCAGTGATGGCCATGCAGAAGCGTAAATATAAAATGTTAGCTCAGCACGATGCATTGACGGGGATCTTCAATCGCGGTACGGCGCAGAATATTGCCGAGAACAGTTTTATCAAGGCTGCTTCGAAGAGAGAAATGTTTAGTGTCATCATGTTCGACCTGGATTTCTTTAAGCGCATCAATGATAACTATGGTCACGGCACCGGAGATTGGGTGTTAAAGAAGGTGGCGGATATGATCAATAAAGCCAGTCGAAGCGATGACATTTTTGCACGTTTCGGCGGTGAGGAGTTTGCCCTGTTTCTGCCTGATACTGACGAAGCTAAAGCCAATGCCATGGCTGAGGAGTATCGTCGCATTATTGAGTCCATAGAAACCAAGTTTTCAGGTCACAGCTTTGCAATAACGGCAAGCTTTGGTGTCACAAGCAGTGGTGAAGATGATTTGAGCTTAGATCCCTTGCTACATAGAGCCGATATCGCCATGTATCACTCTAAAGAGCTAGGGCGTAACTGTGTCACTGCTTATAGGCCCGAAATTGAGCTGAGTCGTTCAGGGTATCAAAAGAGTAAGATGGCATTCGGTTAG